The Sinomicrobium kalidii genome contains a region encoding:
- a CDS encoding eCIS core domain-containing protein, with product MREFKKRKGTSMAFRNENNRGFFGVQAKLNIGQPGDKYEKEADHVADKVVNKTATQPGIRKKGKGEEELQQKPLAETISTVQKQELKEEEKPVQKQGNQDEEKEVQAKCADCEKEEKVQKQAETEEEEPVQKKEEEEEIQAKPDKMEEEPVQMQEEEEVQKQGNTEEEEPVQKKEEEEEPVQKQAKAEEEEDEVQAKSNNAQTGNPGKNNLEGKLSNAKGTGNKMDARTKQEMEAGFGADFSNVNIHTGSKAEQMSKKLGAQAFTHGNNIYFNEGKYNPNSKEGKHLLAHELTHTIQQTGMLQKKPDKTLKPDYCQYASGYNMAFYDALEDETKRRAKDWAKNFNALGISKGGDIKQDQAISDKNNVADTIADVNDKLKDECGDDTVPKLKNLAIFAHGTTDWCGIGNAGITGSNAKALVKKIAPYLSNDINVILYACSVARGTSEKENWKKGTLDSGGKDALAGKFSDILHENDVKNAKVWGHTTVGHTSRNFALRYFSSNAKNAPGVSYVSEHVFTPYEVYLIKEEVIQHLESEGYETDVVTDNYPDWFFENLRDYFYSAYAKAMGEKDYNGIHLAEAAPVYPWEVAKVINEYWDTEYWPAHKEKFMKLVKKKLKPAKAEAAPKTR from the coding sequence ATGAGAGAATTTAAAAAAAGAAAAGGCACATCTATGGCTTTCCGGAATGAAAATAACCGGGGATTCTTTGGTGTACAGGCCAAACTGAATATAGGCCAACCCGGTGACAAATATGAAAAAGAAGCCGACCACGTAGCCGATAAGGTGGTGAATAAAACTGCAACCCAGCCCGGAATCCGGAAAAAGGGAAAAGGCGAAGAAGAATTGCAACAAAAACCCTTGGCAGAAACCATATCTACCGTGCAAAAACAGGAACTGAAAGAAGAAGAAAAACCGGTACAAAAACAGGGAAACCAGGACGAGGAAAAAGAAGTCCAGGCCAAATGTGCCGATTGCGAAAAGGAAGAAAAGGTACAAAAACAAGCGGAAACCGAAGAGGAAGAGCCCGTACAAAAGAAAGAAGAAGAGGAAGAAATACAGGCCAAACCGGATAAGATGGAAGAAGAACCCGTACAAATGCAGGAGGAAGAAGAGGTGCAAAAACAGGGCAATACCGAAGAGGAGGAACCTGTGCAAAAAAAGGAAGAGGAAGAAGAACCCGTACAAAAACAAGCTAAAGCGGAAGAAGAAGAGGACGAAGTACAGGCCAAATCGAACAATGCTCAAACCGGAAATCCCGGTAAAAATAACCTGGAAGGAAAACTTTCCAATGCCAAAGGAACCGGAAATAAGATGGATGCCCGAACCAAACAGGAGATGGAAGCCGGTTTCGGTGCTGATTTCAGCAATGTAAACATCCATACCGGTAGCAAGGCCGAACAAATGAGCAAGAAATTAGGTGCTCAGGCATTTACCCACGGCAACAACATTTATTTTAATGAAGGAAAATACAACCCCAACTCAAAAGAGGGCAAGCATTTACTGGCCCATGAGCTGACACATACCATTCAGCAGACAGGAATGCTGCAAAAAAAACCGGACAAGACCCTGAAACCTGATTATTGCCAATACGCAAGCGGATATAATATGGCCTTCTATGATGCACTTGAAGACGAAACAAAACGAAGAGCAAAGGACTGGGCCAAAAACTTCAATGCCCTCGGAATCTCCAAAGGAGGTGATATTAAACAGGACCAGGCCATTAGTGATAAAAATAATGTGGCCGACACTATTGCCGATGTAAATGACAAGCTCAAGGATGAATGCGGTGACGATACAGTCCCGAAACTAAAGAACCTGGCCATTTTTGCACATGGCACCACAGATTGGTGCGGTATAGGAAATGCAGGAATCACGGGATCAAATGCCAAGGCCCTGGTTAAAAAAATTGCCCCGTACCTGTCTAATGATATTAACGTAATTCTTTATGCCTGTAGTGTAGCCCGGGGTACCTCAGAGAAAGAAAACTGGAAAAAAGGCACACTGGATTCCGGAGGAAAAGACGCTCTGGCCGGTAAATTCAGTGATATACTCCACGAAAACGATGTCAAAAATGCCAAGGTATGGGGACACACAACTGTAGGGCATACTTCCAGGAATTTTGCATTGCGGTATTTTAGTAGTAACGCCAAAAATGCCCCGGGAGTTTCTTATGTCAGTGAGCATGTATTTACACCTTATGAAGTATACCTCATAAAGGAAGAAGTCATACAACACCTCGAAAGCGAAGGCTATGAAACCGATGTGGTCACTGACAATTACCCCGACTGGTTTTTTGAGAACCTCAGGGATTATTTTTATTCGGCCTACGCCAAGGCCATGGGCGAAAAGGACTATAACGGTATACATCTTGCCGAAGCGGCACCCGTTTATCCCTGGGAAGTGGCTAAAGTCATTAACGAATACTGGGACACGGAATATTGGCCTGCCCATAAAGAAAAATTCATGAAACTGGTCAAAAAGAAGCTCAAACCTGCCAAAGCAGAAGCAGCACCAAAAACCCGATAA
- a CDS encoding contractile injection system tape measure protein, which translates to MSSDQKHSVQKVSLEINTASLKTAYYLRDNLDTFVKNEVFPLLEKYFDKIQPKNKTGTGIMQVNKLHIDLNLREKDLDGNFNHLKELLQNRLKKETEKLSVASENRQDYGKIREVSPERRRYNTFFHFVKTGQTPWWASADEINTLSQPENIRPVLVQKSFKRDFDAILKDKIAIKRLIRQFPGPVLLLLFKTYCRTHTLLRSVIAALSEESNTPLPSENGPNTVLTSTAEKISEAFLNYMEKAVEISSPHQKEQFWNLMAAIVQARDKTGLKQDLIRLGRFLSAAKETKESAGVLKGILNIFPAIRNAVHKIEPADKETEKKKDNAMAVVSGEKNDPDNELTMFSSDTEKEIFVENAGLILLHPFLKPFFLDCGVITPDNMFIDGELATHLLHYAATGRETDTENTMLLEKFLCTIAVHHPITREIPLSEAHKKKSEELLSSLTTQWGALKNTSAETVRNEFIQRPGKLILEKDNPRIIVERRTQDILLDKLPWNISIIKILWIKKLIFVEW; encoded by the coding sequence ATGAGTTCAGACCAAAAACATAGCGTTCAAAAGGTATCCCTTGAGATAAATACCGCTTCATTAAAAACGGCATATTATCTCAGGGATAACCTGGACACGTTCGTAAAGAACGAGGTTTTCCCGTTGCTGGAAAAGTACTTTGACAAGATTCAGCCTAAAAACAAAACAGGAACCGGGATTATGCAGGTCAACAAATTACACATTGACCTGAACCTACGGGAAAAAGACCTGGACGGAAATTTCAATCACCTGAAAGAACTTCTGCAAAATCGACTCAAAAAGGAAACGGAAAAACTATCAGTGGCCTCCGAAAACAGGCAGGATTATGGAAAAATCCGGGAAGTATCGCCCGAAAGACGGCGTTACAATACGTTTTTCCATTTCGTAAAAACAGGGCAGACACCCTGGTGGGCATCTGCAGATGAGATCAACACCCTGTCACAGCCCGAAAACATCCGACCTGTCCTTGTCCAAAAAAGTTTTAAAAGGGACTTTGACGCCATCCTGAAAGACAAGATCGCGATAAAAAGACTCATCAGGCAGTTTCCCGGCCCTGTGTTACTATTGCTCTTTAAAACATATTGTAGAACCCACACTTTGCTCCGTTCCGTGATCGCTGCCCTGTCAGAAGAAAGTAATACCCCTTTACCTTCAGAAAACGGCCCCAATACCGTATTGACAAGTACGGCAGAAAAAATATCGGAAGCTTTCCTTAATTACATGGAAAAAGCCGTGGAGATTTCTTCACCCCACCAAAAAGAACAGTTCTGGAACCTTATGGCTGCCATCGTACAGGCCAGGGACAAAACAGGCCTGAAGCAGGACCTGATACGATTAGGCCGTTTTCTTTCCGCAGCAAAAGAAACGAAAGAATCAGCAGGAGTTTTAAAGGGGATTTTAAACATTTTTCCCGCTATCCGGAATGCTGTACATAAAATCGAACCTGCTGACAAAGAGACGGAAAAGAAAAAAGACAATGCCATGGCAGTAGTGTCCGGAGAAAAAAATGATCCTGACAACGAACTGACCATGTTCTCCTCAGACACCGAAAAGGAAATATTTGTGGAAAATGCCGGACTCATACTCCTGCATCCCTTTTTAAAACCGTTTTTTCTGGACTGTGGAGTGATTACTCCCGATAATATGTTTATTGACGGGGAACTTGCCACCCATCTGCTGCACTATGCCGCTACCGGAAGGGAAACGGACACAGAAAACACAATGTTACTGGAAAAATTTTTGTGTACTATTGCTGTACATCACCCCATAACGAGGGAAATCCCCCTTTCTGAAGCACATAAGAAAAAATCGGAAGAATTGTTGTCCTCTTTGACAACGCAATGGGGAGCCCTGAAAAATACTTCGGCCGAAACTGTGCGAAACGAATTTATACAACGCCCCGGAAAACTCATCCTGGAAAAAGACAACCCGAGAATAATTGTAGAACGCAGGACACAGGATATACTGCTGGATAAACTACCGTGGAATATCAGTATTATAAAAATTCTGTGGATAAAGAAATTAATTTTTGTGGAATGGTAA
- a CDS encoding PKD domain-containing protein, which translates to MEPKLNKITTQYHTYKKDQVLTHTQLNESIDYFEDQVRLSRISLSGVGIVCGFKIHFNPADNSITITQGTGVTTDGDLLKLREDIPEGEEKNIDVPEVKYTAFKPFIDDKVAYPPFLTTGDEQIELSELIPENKVTDETPLNDLANIENKVVVLYLENYVKDLDLCSDIDCDNQGTEQVARLRVLLVSQDDADHIITGDSIYKKYFVKNIYNNLRDVALKRVILNEAATGTFKNLQLSYYNAIVDNNIINHLREGFKAILLHYDLATDNAIIQNRINKWFTFNKITIPLMFQYRYDLLKDLVATYTELKELFIRLTSECCPDIAAFPKHLMLGKVVDADAYKSYRHQFYKSPVLNDCDYGKKFISLVERAKNIVNNFQLQSGDIKLTPSLENALLGHKAIPFYYQVNEELLKSWNYYKTSIYKQKNNLSYHTGTLENIPQVQQPLQYGPDTHDFYRIEGHQGKHYAEALEEIEKIKITNSLALDVKALSIGLTEQDIDPDDYECEFEDLQVLLRAWTAEQECILAKVSSFFSGFSITQPGTHVTDSLAVATEASFQPMIAVESARTVEKPLSYKTTAKSAVVEDHLIVREDALGNIVKQAIDQNKGGSVNDIIADAGIIADNTLDDEIWGDNQVKSFLIDDSIKVLAYSHVLSQKMPEVLKSVDDKVIASYNLTLEQLCARVKQLQSIYQNVELPQNIRAFYGLLITQLASICCSGKKLKLLLEEIEARKEKILLQLQLSGFAEKHPGLEHHAGVRKGGTFVLVYLSKRSKITNTNDLRAIAPNLGGRMDIFAESIPEINPGSELLEIPGIDSGKFLGKTPVVSIPEGTVIADFSLPYLCCSDCSPINFIVPKPVVFLRLEKATYCIGTDESPLLFEVSPEDGIIKADEEIEGLTIEGKELTIDGDSFPDTALGTEIHFTVNDQLTDVSLTVYKTPVFDFEVPENPVSAEASQITFTPAGSGLKDANFLWDFGDGTTSEDRNPTHTYQLPVNEENTVTVSLTVTPANGACPDTVEHTITFEEITNEACIEETESLIRQNLQRMEQFPDIDPRLREAIVKPTAALYNKVLEDTEFLNGARNNQLEKMFVGLLRETAGTLLQLFEEDPDSFKQIAVVFIMQIELLYHILHCQPVPTLEKDKELIASLLAQVTEILQTLFKRRIFFDSENELKAFLQKYVFDMEAAYIKKIIHDQLDAIL; encoded by the coding sequence ATGGAACCGAAATTAAATAAAATAACCACCCAATATCATACTTATAAAAAAGACCAGGTACTCACCCATACCCAACTCAATGAGTCTATCGATTACTTCGAAGACCAGGTAAGGCTATCGCGGATATCCCTCAGCGGTGTGGGGATTGTTTGCGGATTTAAAATACATTTTAACCCGGCAGATAACAGTATTACCATAACCCAGGGTACCGGGGTAACCACCGACGGGGACCTTCTGAAACTTCGGGAAGATATACCGGAAGGGGAAGAAAAGAATATTGATGTTCCGGAAGTAAAGTATACGGCCTTCAAGCCCTTTATTGATGATAAAGTAGCTTATCCACCCTTTTTAACTACCGGAGACGAACAAATCGAACTGTCAGAACTCATCCCGGAAAACAAGGTTACCGATGAAACCCCGTTAAACGATCTGGCCAATATTGAAAACAAGGTTGTGGTCCTGTACCTGGAAAACTATGTCAAAGACCTCGACCTGTGTTCTGATATAGACTGCGACAACCAGGGAACCGAACAGGTAGCCCGGCTCCGTGTGCTGCTCGTATCACAGGATGATGCCGACCACATCATTACCGGCGACAGTATATACAAGAAATATTTTGTCAAAAACATTTATAATAATCTCAGGGATGTGGCCCTGAAACGGGTTATCCTGAACGAAGCCGCTACCGGCACTTTTAAAAATTTACAATTAAGCTACTATAATGCCATAGTTGACAACAATATCATAAATCACCTCAGGGAAGGTTTTAAAGCCATCTTACTGCATTACGACCTGGCTACCGATAATGCCATCATTCAAAACCGGATAAATAAATGGTTTACTTTCAACAAGATCACCATCCCCCTGATGTTTCAATACCGTTATGACCTGCTTAAAGACCTCGTAGCTACCTATACCGAATTAAAAGAACTCTTTATCCGGCTTACCTCCGAATGCTGTCCGGATATAGCCGCTTTCCCCAAACACCTTATGCTTGGAAAAGTAGTAGATGCCGATGCCTACAAATCCTACCGGCATCAATTTTACAAATCTCCCGTTCTCAACGATTGCGACTACGGGAAAAAATTCATCAGCCTGGTCGAACGGGCAAAAAATATAGTAAACAATTTTCAATTGCAAAGTGGGGATATCAAACTCACACCTTCCCTCGAAAATGCCCTGCTCGGGCATAAGGCCATTCCGTTTTATTACCAGGTAAACGAAGAACTGCTAAAAAGCTGGAATTATTATAAAACTTCAATCTATAAACAAAAAAACAACCTGAGTTACCATACCGGTACACTGGAAAATATCCCCCAGGTACAGCAGCCCCTGCAATACGGTCCGGACACCCACGATTTTTACCGCATAGAAGGCCATCAGGGCAAACACTATGCAGAAGCTCTGGAAGAAATTGAAAAAATTAAAATCACTAACAGTCTTGCTCTTGACGTAAAGGCTCTATCCATCGGGCTGACCGAACAGGACATTGATCCGGACGACTACGAATGCGAGTTCGAAGACCTGCAGGTACTCCTGCGGGCCTGGACCGCTGAACAGGAATGCATCCTGGCCAAAGTTTCATCTTTCTTTTCCGGGTTCAGCATTACACAGCCCGGCACACACGTCACAGACAGCCTGGCAGTGGCAACAGAAGCAAGCTTCCAGCCAATGATAGCAGTAGAAAGTGCAAGAACTGTCGAAAAACCCCTTAGTTATAAAACCACTGCAAAAAGTGCTGTGGTGGAAGATCACCTCATCGTTCGGGAAGATGCCCTGGGAAATATTGTAAAACAGGCCATAGACCAGAACAAGGGCGGATCGGTAAACGATATCATTGCCGATGCCGGGATCATTGCCGACAATACCCTGGATGATGAAATATGGGGAGACAACCAGGTAAAATCGTTTCTCATAGACGATTCCATAAAAGTACTGGCCTATAGTCACGTGTTATCCCAAAAAATGCCCGAAGTCCTCAAGAGTGTGGATGACAAGGTGATCGCCTCATACAACCTCACTTTGGAACAACTCTGTGCCCGGGTAAAACAATTACAAAGCATATACCAGAACGTAGAACTCCCCCAGAATATCAGGGCATTTTACGGGCTGCTCATCACCCAGTTGGCCTCCATATGCTGCTCGGGGAAAAAACTGAAACTCCTCCTGGAGGAGATCGAGGCCAGAAAAGAAAAAATACTGCTGCAATTACAATTATCCGGATTTGCCGAAAAACACCCGGGACTGGAACACCATGCCGGCGTCCGGAAAGGCGGCACCTTTGTTCTGGTATACCTATCTAAAAGGAGCAAGATCACGAATACAAATGACCTCCGTGCCATAGCCCCCAACTTAGGCGGACGTATGGATATTTTTGCGGAAAGCATACCTGAAATAAATCCGGGAAGCGAACTTTTAGAGATTCCGGGGATAGATTCAGGTAAGTTCCTCGGAAAAACACCAGTGGTAAGCATCCCGGAGGGAACGGTAATCGCCGATTTTTCCCTGCCCTACCTGTGCTGTTCCGATTGTTCACCAATAAACTTTATCGTGCCCAAGCCCGTAGTCTTCCTCCGTCTCGAAAAAGCGACCTATTGCATCGGTACCGACGAAAGCCCCCTGCTTTTTGAGGTTTCGCCCGAAGACGGTATCATAAAAGCCGATGAAGAAATAGAAGGATTGACCATAGAAGGCAAAGAACTTACCATAGACGGGGACAGCTTCCCCGATACCGCCCTCGGTACCGAAATACACTTCACCGTAAACGACCAGCTTACCGATGTAAGTCTTACTGTTTACAAAACCCCGGTATTTGATTTCGAAGTACCCGAAAACCCCGTGTCTGCCGAAGCGTCGCAAATTACCTTTACCCCTGCCGGAAGCGGTCTGAAGGATGCAAACTTCCTCTGGGATTTTGGTGACGGAACCACTTCGGAAGACAGGAACCCGACACATACCTACCAGCTCCCGGTAAACGAAGAGAACACCGTAACGGTTTCCCTTACCGTAACCCCTGCTAACGGCGCTTGCCCGGATACCGTGGAACACACCATCACCTTTGAGGAAATCACCAATGAAGCCTGTATAGAAGAAACGGAAAGTCTTATACGTCAAAATCTCCAGCGTATGGAACAGTTCCCGGATATAGACCCAAGGCTCCGGGAAGCCATTGTCAAACCCACCGCGGCGTTGTATAACAAAGTACTGGAAGATACGGAATTCCTGAATGGCGCCCGGAACAATCAACTGGAAAAAATGTTTGTAGGCCTGCTCCGGGAAACCGCCGGAACATTGCTACAACTCTTTGAAGAAGACCCTGACTCCTTTAAGCAAATTGCAGTAGTATTCATAATGCAGATAGAACTGTTGTACCACATACTCCACTGCCAGCCGGTGCCGACCCTGGAAAAAGACAAGGAACTTATAGCATCCCTGCTGGCACAGGTCACCGAAATACTACAAACACTTTTTAAACGAAGGATTTTCTTTGACAGTGAGAATGAACTGAAAGCGTTTTTACAGAAATACGTGTTCGATATGGAAGCCGCGTATATCAAAAAAATCATCCATGACCAGTTAGATGCGATCTTATAA
- a CDS encoding baseplate J/gp47 family protein: MANCNDILDILKRDGTGQEQRYTDALNPGYFKLHNLDIADWLLFARRFAGHVHYFDTDNKHSGNWENFFAYFNMDKEDVGIENPLKLKELKENIFRELRTLKNEHSLTPHLTLFICFLKLLEQSSERFNQLTRRHLDFYYREVLKIEKLPPTPDKAYVLFELAKNITREKIPLATALDGGKDTSGKKRIYTTTEEFIANKGVITHLKNIYRDDNAIKYSNIANSYDGQGSDFPEGKAFWYPFGHSYLGEKATARDMHELQDTTLGFAVASPVLELAEGERVVTISITFNEPLPAITGDALKNGMEFYFSGEKKWIGPLFPDENISGVIANNILKCEVTLDKDSEKVTAFDPEVLKENFNTSLPLVKVMFGTGEGSSYALYKKIVGKTIKNTTIDIAVNGIKNAGIENDFGALNPEKPFYPFTTRPVKGSAFTVNYPEAFKKNWKKVRVNIPWKNTPDKFRDLYFAYREDHKYNISHENYLDQLYPPLNIVNTIQNKSNKVFDFTQFKDHNLIVDNDAHFKASVVISDKEEWQDANTSTGNPVIIFEGADGEFETDFEINNLSPFYTPGKNGPLRLILDQSFLHEMFPRIYAIALASDNSNVLIPNEPYTPFADHISIDYTAQAGNEEINMFHITPFGQYEVQNEEGLLPKYCNKAGELYIGVENVEPGQQLSLLFQVLEGSENPEKGSFKGEQKIAWSILGNNEWIPLEDTDILQNGIDNFLRSGIVKFTIPDEATNNNTRFPEGLYWLRARCYKEFDVVCKLIDIHAQAVQAVFDNRGNELSHLNEGLPAGSISKLVERLSSVKSVAQPYSSSGGIPPESDKHYYRRVSERLRHKNRAQSLWDNEHMLLQYFPAIYKAKCLNHTRYCSKNNQMYYQSPGHVTLVVIPDIVNQNVFDIYEPRVSTTLLNEMETYINRYNTMHVEARVRNPEYEAVKVSLKVKFRKGFDENFYIKQLKKDITRLLSPWAFDRNVGIEFGLSLHKSVLVNYLEELHYVDYLQDVLLYKNGNIRKNQVSPSHPGAILVSAKDHAVDPNIKTCANPITEVQEPCQP, encoded by the coding sequence ATGGCAAACTGTAACGACATACTGGATATTCTGAAACGCGACGGCACCGGCCAGGAACAACGATACACCGATGCGCTGAACCCCGGTTATTTTAAACTTCATAACCTGGATATAGCCGACTGGCTTCTGTTTGCCCGCAGATTTGCAGGTCACGTACACTATTTTGATACTGATAACAAACATTCCGGTAACTGGGAAAACTTCTTCGCTTATTTTAATATGGATAAAGAAGATGTAGGCATTGAAAACCCTTTAAAACTGAAGGAACTGAAGGAAAACATTTTCCGCGAGCTCCGGACCCTGAAAAACGAGCACTCCCTTACCCCCCACCTCACCCTTTTTATCTGTTTTTTAAAGCTGCTGGAACAGAGCAGTGAGCGTTTTAATCAACTGACCAGAAGGCATCTCGATTTCTATTACCGGGAAGTATTAAAAATAGAAAAGCTGCCCCCAACTCCCGATAAGGCGTACGTTTTGTTTGAACTGGCCAAAAACATCACCCGCGAAAAAATACCCCTGGCCACAGCATTGGATGGCGGAAAAGACACTTCCGGAAAAAAACGGATCTATACCACTACGGAAGAATTCATAGCCAATAAAGGTGTAATAACTCATCTTAAAAACATATACCGGGACGATAACGCTATAAAGTACAGTAACATAGCTAATTCTTACGACGGACAGGGCTCCGATTTTCCCGAAGGAAAAGCCTTTTGGTATCCTTTTGGGCACAGCTACCTCGGGGAAAAGGCTACAGCCAGGGATATGCACGAATTACAGGATACCACACTGGGTTTTGCCGTGGCCTCCCCTGTTTTGGAACTGGCCGAAGGCGAAAGGGTGGTCACCATAAGTATTACTTTTAACGAGCCCCTTCCGGCAATAACAGGGGATGCTCTGAAAAACGGTATGGAATTCTATTTCAGCGGTGAAAAAAAGTGGATCGGTCCGTTGTTCCCGGATGAAAATATCTCGGGAGTCATTGCTAACAACATCCTGAAATGCGAAGTGACCCTGGACAAGGATTCGGAAAAAGTTACCGCATTTGACCCGGAAGTCTTAAAGGAAAACTTCAATACCTCCCTTCCGCTCGTAAAAGTAATGTTCGGCACCGGGGAAGGCAGCAGCTATGCCCTTTACAAAAAAATAGTCGGTAAAACCATTAAAAATACAACGATCGATATTGCGGTAAACGGGATCAAAAATGCAGGTATAGAAAATGACTTCGGGGCGTTGAATCCCGAAAAACCCTTTTACCCCTTTACTACCCGTCCTGTAAAAGGCTCGGCGTTCACCGTGAACTATCCCGAAGCGTTTAAAAAGAACTGGAAAAAAGTACGGGTGAATATCCCCTGGAAAAACACTCCCGACAAATTCAGGGACCTGTATTTTGCCTACCGGGAAGATCACAAGTACAATATAAGCCACGAAAATTACCTGGACCAACTGTATCCCCCGTTAAATATCGTAAATACCATTCAGAACAAAAGCAACAAGGTTTTTGACTTCACTCAGTTTAAAGACCATAACCTCATTGTAGATAACGATGCCCATTTTAAAGCTTCGGTAGTCATATCAGACAAGGAAGAATGGCAGGACGCCAACACCTCAACCGGTAACCCGGTAATAATCTTTGAAGGTGCTGACGGCGAATTCGAAACCGATTTTGAAATTAACAACCTGTCTCCTTTTTATACCCCGGGGAAGAACGGGCCGTTACGACTGATACTGGATCAATCATTTCTCCATGAAATGTTTCCCAGGATATATGCTATTGCCCTGGCCAGTGATAACAGCAACGTGCTTATCCCCAATGAACCCTATACCCCTTTTGCAGATCATATTTCCATAGACTACACCGCACAAGCCGGTAATGAAGAGATCAACATGTTTCACATTACACCTTTCGGACAGTACGAAGTACAGAACGAGGAAGGACTTCTCCCCAAATACTGTAATAAGGCAGGGGAACTCTACATCGGTGTGGAAAACGTTGAGCCCGGTCAGCAGCTCTCTCTCCTCTTCCAGGTACTTGAAGGCAGTGAAAACCCGGAAAAAGGCTCGTTCAAAGGGGAACAAAAAATAGCATGGTCCATTCTGGGAAACAACGAATGGATACCCCTTGAGGATACAGACATCCTGCAAAACGGAATCGATAATTTCCTGAGATCGGGCATTGTAAAATTTACCATCCCCGATGAAGCGACGAACAACAATACCCGCTTTCCCGAAGGGCTCTACTGGCTTCGTGCCCGGTGTTACAAGGAATTTGATGTGGTCTGCAAGCTTATCGACATACACGCGCAGGCCGTGCAGGCGGTATTCGATAACCGGGGCAACGAACTGTCGCATTTGAACGAAGGACTTCCGGCCGGCAGTATTTCAAAGCTCGTGGAGCGTCTCAGCAGTGTAAAGTCTGTTGCGCAACCCTACAGTTCTTCCGGCGGAATTCCTCCTGAAAGCGATAAGCATTACTATCGCAGGGTAAGCGAAAGGCTCCGGCACAAAAACCGGGCACAGTCCTTATGGGACAACGAACACATGCTGTTGCAGTATTTTCCCGCAATTTATAAGGCAAAATGCCTTAACCACACCCGCTATTGCAGCAAAAACAACCAAATGTACTACCAGTCGCCCGGCCATGTCACCCTGGTGGTCATTCCCGATATCGTAAACCAGAATGTCTTTGATATTTACGAGCCCAGGGTAAGCACTACCCTGTTAAACGAAATGGAGACCTATATCAACCGGTACAACACCATGCACGTGGAAGCCAGGGTAAGAAATCCCGAATACGAAGCCGTAAAAGTGAGCCTCAAGGTAAAGTTCCGCAAAGGATTTGACGAAAACTTCTATATCAAACAGCTCAAAAAGGACATCACCAGGCTTCTTTCGCCCTGGGCATTTGACCGGAACGTAGGCATAGAATTCGGGCTTTCCCTCCATAAAAGTGTGCTGGTCAATTACCTGGAAGAATTGCACTATGTCGATTATTTACAGGACGTACTCCTGTACAAGAACGGCAACATCCGGAAAAACCAGGTCTCTCCTTCCCATCCCGGGGCCATTCTCGTATCGGCCAAAGACCATGCCGTAGATCCCAATATAAAAACATGTGCTAACCCCATAACAGAAGTTCAGGAACCATGTCAACCATAA
- a CDS encoding GPW/gp25 family protein: MNHKDSFLGTGWSFPPKFSKAAKSVSMTSNEEDIRKSLEILLSTRLGERIMQPEYGCNLEDLLFSPLNRTLKTYVTELINNAVLYFEPRIDVEKVDITQGDELKGELLILLDYKVRATNSRMNLVFPFYKEEGTAV, encoded by the coding sequence ATGAACCACAAAGATTCTTTTCTCGGAACAGGATGGAGTTTCCCGCCGAAATTCAGCAAGGCGGCCAAAAGTGTGAGCATGACTTCCAATGAAGAAGATATCAGGAAAAGCCTGGAAATATTGCTTTCTACCCGGCTCGGAGAACGTATCATGCAACCCGAATACGGCTGTAACCTGGAAGATTTATTGTTCAGTCCCCTGAACAGGACATTGAAAACATATGTTACCGAACTCATAAACAATGCCGTCCTCTATTTCGAACCCAGGATAGATGTGGAGAAAGTAGACATTACCCAGGGCGATGAGCTCAAAGGAGAACTGCTGATTCTCCTGGATTATAAGGTCCGCGCTACAAACTCCAGGATGAATCTTGTGTTCCCTTTTTATAAGGAAGAAGGCACAGCGGTATAA
- a CDS encoding PAAR domain-containing protein: MGLPAARITDMHVCPMVNPGPVPHVGGPILPPGEPTVFIAGLPAARVGDMATCTGPPDTIILGSSTVFIGGMPAARLGDTTAHGGTIVMGEPAVLIG, from the coding sequence ATGGGACTACCCGCAGCAAGAATAACCGACATGCACGTCTGCCCGATGGTAAATCCGGGGCCGGTGCCACACGTAGGCGGACCTATCCTCCCCCCTGGTGAACCCACTGTTTTTATAGCGGGTTTACCGGCAGCAAGGGTTGGCGATATGGCTACCTGCACAGGCCCGCCGGACACCATTATATTGGGATCTTCCACCGTATTCATCGGCGGAATGCCGGCTGCAAGGCTGGGAGATACCACTGCCCACGGCGGTACCATAGTCATGGGAGAACCTGCCGTACTGATCGGGTAG